The stretch of DNA CATCGATCATGGAGGAAATGTGGTTTGGTTTCAGGTAGCCATTTGCAAATTCTCGCGTTCGGGGATCGGTGAGCACGTCGTCGGTGGCTATCGTGCGGGATTCCCGGATCGATTTAAAATAGACCGGGAAATCCGCGACGGCGAGCTGGATACCGGAATCGTGAAAATCATCGCTTCGCGAATAGAGGTCAATACAGTCTAATTGTTTTCCGTCGCCCGAGAACATCCATACACTGACGCGCTCGACATCAAGGGTCTCTGCGGCTTTCCGGGTAACCTGACGGATGAAAGCAGGGAGATCGCCATGGGAAAGCTCGGCGCTTTTCGTCAGATCCAGCAGAACCCTGTTCTGGGTTCGAAGACGGTGATCACTGTCGCGAATAATGCTCTCCGCCCTTTTTCGATCCGTGATGTCGCGGCCGATTCCCTGTAAGGTTCCATCGGGTAGACGGACTGCGGAGATTTCCACGGGGAATTCCGTTCCATCTTTTCTTTTGAATGTCCGCTCAAGAAGGACCGCACGCTTTTCCCGTAAAGACGGTATCTGAAGGGGAAGGCGTTTCAGATCTCGCTCTGGAATCAGTTCAGTGTACAATTTTCCGATTAATTCTTCCTTTGAATACCCTGTCATATTGCATGCAGCCTGGTTGACCTGGAGAATTCGGGCATCGTCACTGACAATGTAGATGGCATCGGAAGCCTGTTCGATGAGCGTCCGATAACGTACTTCACTTTCGATCACTGCACGCTGGGATTTGACGATCGATGTAATATCTTCCACGGTTCCATCGTAGTACAGTACTTCTCCGGCGTCGTTCCGAACGACAGTCGAATTTTCCCTGACAAAGAGAGAGGAACCATCTTTCCTTTTCCACTCCGCCTCAAACCCCTGAATCGTTCCTGAAGCATGGATGACTTCCAGAAATTCTTTTCTGGTGCATGCATCTTTGTATCCCGATTCTCGGACATCGATGGAAGAGAGGTCCTCAAACGATGAATAACCCAGCATGGAAACCAGCGCAGGATTCGCCATCAATACCTTTCCGTCAGGCGAAGTCCGATAGATCCCGATGAGGGCGTTTTCATAGAGGCTTCGGAATCGTTCCTCCGATTCACGGATTCGTTCCTCCGAGAGCTTCTTTTCCGTAATGTCATCTTCGATCCCGATCATGTGCGTGATCGCGCCGTCATCATCTTTCAGAGGAGAAACGGTGAGGTGGACCCAGAATAGTTCACCGGTCTTTTTCCGATTCACAAGTTCTCCAGACCAGACGTCACCTGCTTTCACCGTTCTCCAAAGGTTCTCATGTACCTGCGGATCGTGATAGTCGGATTGAAGAATATCCGGTGTCTTCCCGATTGCCTCTTCTCGCGGCCAGCCGGTCACCTGGACGAAACGCTCGTTTACGTACTCGATCGCCCCTTCTGGATTGGTAATAATGATAATACTGCCACTTTGCTCCACGGCACTGGAAAGCATGCGCAGTTGAGCCTGTGTCTTTCTTTCCCGGGTCGTATCTCGAATCGTTCCAAGGGTGGCAGGGGCGCCCATGTACTGGATTAATCCTGCTGTGATGTGACAGTAAAGACGATGGCCCTCTTTGTGAATGAGGCGGATGTCATATTCAGAGGGAATGCTTTCCCCTGCCTGCCTTCGTGCATATCGGTCCAGCACCATCTCCTTGTCTTCGGGCGCGAGGATGTCTTCGTACGACACGGCCATAAACTCGGGGTGGGTGTAGCCCAGCATTTCGGCAAAGGCCTCGTTGGCGAAGATCATCTTTTGCCCCTGAAGGAGAAAAACGCCGTCGTGGATGTGCTCCACCAGAGTGCGGTAATGTTCTTCCGATTCCTTCAGCCTCTGTTCTGACCGCTTCTGATCCGTGATGTCTTTCAGGGTTCCCAGGCTGGCCACGCTGCCTTTGTAATTCAACAGACCGACGTGCATGAAAACATGGACGCGGGAACCATTCCGGTGGAGAAGCCTGAATTCGTATTCATCCGGAACGTCCTCTCCAGCCTGGCGTTTTGTGTACCGATCCACTACCCAGTCGTGGTCCTCCGGGGCGATGATGGAGTCGAAGGGGAGGGAAAGCAGGTCATTGGAACTCATTCCGACCATGCGGGCGAAAGCTTCGTTGACGTATTTGAAAATGTTGTCCTGGATTAGAAAGACACCATCTTGGATGTTTTGAAGGAGAGTCCGGTAGTGTTCCTCCGATTCCCGAATTTTTTCTTCCGCCTGCTTCGACTCCGTGATATCACGTACAATTCCGCAGATGGAGTGAACCCTGTCCCCTTCCATCTCCAGAGGGACCTGTACGGTATGAAAATAGTGGATTTTTCCACCAATGGTCAGTTCTCGAATTTCATCGACGATCTCTCCGCTGAAAGCCGCATTATCGACTTCCCGAATAATGGTGGCCGCTTCCGGAGGAAAGAGATCTTCAGGACACTTGCCCAGAAGCTCTCTCTGGGAGACTCCAAAGAGACGGGCCATGGAAGGATTGACAAAGGTGTACCTGCGGTCCATGTCCTTTATGAAGATGGAGTCTCGCGCGGTTTCGGTGATGGCTCTAAACCGCGCCTCGCTCTCTTTTACCTTCTTTTCGGCCCTGCGAAGTTCTTCAAGGTTTCTTACAAGAGCGACGGCAATGGGTTCATTTTTTCCCGTGCGCAGAACTTCTCCGATTCTCCGGAGGCGGACTTCCACGGGAAACTGCGTACCGTCGGCTCTTTTTGCCATCCATTCCACATCGACGGATTCCCCGTCCAGGGCTCGTTTGACATATTGAAAGGCCTGCTCCTTTGTGCACCCGTCTCCCATGAACTGTTCGGGATCGTTCTGAAGGATTGCATCCTTAGAACATTGATACGCCTTCAGGACGTTGGCATTGACGTCGATCAGGCGTCCATCCGCTCCGTGGATAAAGATCATGTCGGGGGATGCATCGTAAATCGCCTGGAGAAAATCTCTCGCTTCCCTCAGGGATTCTTCCGCATGAACTCTCTCGGTCACATCCTCACCCGATGAGAGGGTGTGCGTGATGAACCCGTTCTCATCCCGGAGGTAGGTGTTGCGCCATTCGATCAGCCGCTCATCCCCCTTCCTGGTCCGGACCGGGTTGGCGTATTCAGTGAAGGCCTGGACCTGCCCGTGGATCAGGGATTCAAATACTCCCTTCAGCTCTCCCGCCATCCGGGAGGGAATAAAGGAGTCAAACCAGTTCTTTCCCACAATTTCAGAGACGGAATAGCCAAGAATTTCAGCACCCTTCCTGTTGATATGGACAATTTGTGCCTGTGGATTCAGAATTAGAAGGATTACGTTTGCGACATCAAAATACTTCTGAGCCAGGTCGCGCTGGTGTTCCAGCTCCCGGATGACCGCGATCCTCTCGCTAATGTCTCGAAAAAGTCCCAGAACATGGGTCTTTCCCTCAATTACGAGATTTTTTGCGCTGATTTCGACCGGGATGCGCTTTCCGCTGGAATGAACCACTTCCAGCGGCTCGGATATCGCTTTCCCTAAAGCCTTATGATCCTGGAAAATCTTTCTGTAGCGCTCCCGATCTTCGGGCGGGTGCAGTTCTGACTGATGCTTTCCCAGGATCTGGTCCCGGGGCAGTCCGAGCAGTTCCTCAGACCGGTGGTTGATTTCTACGATCACGCCCCTGTCGTCGGCGATAAAAATGGCATCGTTCGCACTGTCCAGAAACGAACGTGCTTCCTCCGGCAGATGGAAGATTCCTGAATCAGACTCAGGGTCCATTGTACTTTAACCGCGGGTTGAGAATTTCATGTGCGCACATCCTGAACACTCGGGCCAGTATAGCACAGTGAGATGGCTTTCAATCCATTGCCGGGTACGGAACGAGTTGATATACTGGCTGAAACAAACGGGGGTGCTCGATGCAATTTCTTCCCGAGATTTCTTTCGAAACGTTCCAGTGGGTAATCCTGCCTGTTCCCTTTGAAGCGACCACCAGCTACCTCAAGGGAACCGCCCGTGGGCCGGAGGCCATCATCGAATCCAGTGCGCAACTGGAGGATTTTGACACCATGGCCGGCCGTGAGGCAATACGGGACCATGGATTTTATACAGACGATACATGGGAATTTTCCGGGTCATTGATAGAGGTGGGGAAACGCGTAGAGTTCTGGCTGGAAAAGGGAAAAAAGATCCTGGCTCTTGGAGGAGAGCACTCCATCACGATTCCGATCGTACCGGCCTACAAAAAGTATTATCCCGACCTTGCCGTCGTTCACTTTGACGCTCATGCCGATCTTCGGGACGCCTATGAAGGATCCAGCCTCTCCCATGCCTGTGCCATGCGCAGGGTACTCGATCATGTTCCCATTTATTCTCTTGGATTGAGAGCCTATTCCCAGGAAGAAAAGGACCTGATCCTGGAGCGCTCGATACCCGTGCTTCATGCCTGGGAAATGGATGATACAAGCCGTGTTATTGAGTTTCTGGATCAGGTTCCCCCGAATGTCTATATATCCTTCGATGTAGATGCCGTCGATCCCTCAGAAATTCCCACTACGGGAACGCCTCAGCCTGGAGGAATCTCGTTTCGGCAGTCGATTACAGCGCTCGGCCACCTTTTTGAACATCGTAATATCGTCGGGGCCGATGTAGTCGAAACGAGGCCGATCGCAGGGCTGGAATATGGTGTCTTTACCGTGGCCTCACTCTGCCATTTCATGCTTGGCAGGGGATAAGTGGGTCTCGTTCGGGATCAGGCCATTATCCTGGCGACCTATCCCATAGGGGAAAAGGATCTCATTGTTGTATTGTTCACCCGATTCTCCGGGAAAAGAAGGGGCGTAGCGCGGGGTGCGAGGGGGAGGAGGAGCCGCCTGGCCAGTGCGGTAACAACTCTGAACGAAGTCACTCTGACGTTTTACGAATCGGAGGGTCGAGATCTGATCCAGATCCGGGACATGGAGGTTCAGCACTCCTCCATGCCTCTGGCTTCCAGGCTTTCCTGTCCAATGGTTCTTCCTTTTCTTACCGAACTTTCTGATCGTTTTTTCCATGAAGGACTGGCTTCGGAAAGGGGATTCAGGTTGCTGGGCCACGTCCTTTCCGGGTTACGCGGCGGAAATCATGAAGGGATTACGGTTCTTTACAGTGCCCTGTGGATGCTTGTGATTGCCGGAGTCTTTCCTTCCATACAACTTTGCACGAGTTGCGGCAGGGCTACCGCTGCGATCGATTTTGAAAAGATGGCGTTTCTTTGTTCTTCCTGCGCGGATCCCAACTCTTTTCCCGTAAGCCCCGATGTCCTGGATCTGGTGACAACGATGCTGCATGCTCCCATTGACAGCATAGCTCTTCCGCAATCCGGGAGCACCCTTCGAGATATGGACCGGATCCTGGCGGGATGCAGAAGTCACTACCTGGGGTCTGAACTAAAAACCTACCGTTTCCTCTCAACGTGTGATAAACTCTTTTCTCCATGAATCTGCAGGATATCGTGAACGGTCTCCAGGCCTACTGGAGCCGCCAGGGATGCCTTATTGTCCAGCCCTACGACCTGGAAGTAGGGGCGGGAACCATGCATCCTGAAACCTTTTTCAGGGTATTGAAACCAGCGCCATGGAGAGTTGCGTACACTCAGCCCTCGCGCCGACCTGCCGATGGAAGATATGGCGACAACCCCTTCCGTCTCTACAAGCACCTTCAGTACCAGGTGATCCTGAAGCCCTCTCCCGAGAACGTTCAGGATCTCTACCTGGGGAGTCTGGAGCAGATCGGAATCGATTTAAAACGTCATGATATCCGTTTTGAAGAAGACAACTGGGAAGCCCCGACACTGGGAGCATGGGGGGTTGGTTGGCAGGTTATGCTCGATGGAATGGAAATCAGCCAGTTTACCTATTTTCAGCAATCAGGCGGTGTGGAATTGAACCCCATTTCCGTGGAACTGACCTATGGCCTGGAACGGATCACCATGTACCTGACCAAGAGCCAGTCCATCTATGACATCCCTTACAATGATACCGTTGCCTATCGGGATGTCCGGTTATGGGAAGAGCGGGAAATGAGTGCCTACTATTTTGACACTGCCGATGTGGAAGAGCTGTGGCATCAGTTTTCATTCTGGGAAAGGGAGTGTGAAGCCTGTTTAAGCGAAGAGCTTCTCTATCCGGCCTATGAAGGCGTGTTGAAAATGTCGCATCTTTTTAATGTCCTGGATGCGCGGGGGGTCATATCGGTTACACAGCGTGCCTCCGCCATAGGACGAATCCGAAACCTTGCCGTGCAGTGCGCCCACAGGTATCTGGACCGTGACAACGCAGACACTGGTTCTTGAACTCCTCCTGGAGGAGATGCCTGCAGGGGTCGTGACCCCTGCATCGAAGAATCTGAGCGATTCGATCGCACGGCAGCTTTCGGAATTTTCAATCCATTATGAGAGAATTCGGGCCATTTCCACCTCCCGTCGACTGGGAGTCATGATCGAGGGTCTCTCGGATCGTCAGGAGGATCGGGAGGAACTCGTTACGGGTCCTCCGTGGGATCAGGCGTTCGGTGAAGACGGTACACCGACGAGGGCGGCAGAAGGATTTGCCCGGTCCCGCCATATCGATGTGAGCGAGCTGGAAAAGGTCGAAACAGACAGGGGACTGTACGCGGGAATCCGTTGCCGGTCCACCGGGAAGATGACATCTGCGCTCCTGCCCGACATTCTGACCCGGGCTCTGTCAGGACTTCGATTCCCGAGAGAAATGCGCTGGGGAGCGGGGGTCGGACCTTTTGTAAGGCCGGTTCACGGTATCCTGGCCCTCCTGGATAGAGAGGTGATTCCCCTTCAATTCATGAATAAGGAATCGACCCGTTCCACTGTCTCTCATCGCCAGAAGTCATCACTTCCGCTTTCGATCGAATCAGCTTCGGATTACCCGTCTGTTCTTCAGGGAGCAGATGTGCTTGTATTTCATGAAGACCGAATGAAATCATTTCTGGACCAGGTTCGGAACCACGCCTCCTCAGCAGGAGCCCAACCGCCGGAAGGGGATCCGCTTCTCGAGGAATGGGCTTCCATGGTGGAGTATCCGGGGCAGGTCCGGGGATCACTGAAAGAAGATCTTTTTACGCTCCCGGTTGAAATTCTGGAACAGACCCTGCGCCACCATCAGAAAGCGATACTTCTGCGAAATCCGGAAGGAAAGGCTATACCGGTTTTTCTGGCGGTCATGGATCGCAGGGAAGATCATGAGGGAGTCGTGCGCCAGGGGCAGGAATGGGTGATCCAGGCCCGCCTGGAAGATGCCGGATTCTTTTTCCACGAGGATCGGAAGTTGCCCATGGTCGATCGTGTGGAAGGTCTGAAGGCCCTTTCGTTTCATGATCGAGTGGGGAACTACCTTCAGAAAACCGGGCGGATCCAGGAACTTTCAGAATTTCTTGCTCATCAGGTAGGTCAGGGAGATCTTGTTCCCCTCATTCTGCAGGCGGCCCGCCTGTGCAAGGCTGACCTTGCCACACAGATGGTAGGAGAGTTCCCCGAGCTGCAGGGCATCATCGGAGGAATTTACACGCGGGATGAAGGTGTCGATGAACGGGTGTGGAAGGCGATCTACCAGCATTACATGCCCCGTTTCCCGGAAGATGCCCTCCCCGATGGTCCGGTAGGAGCCATCGTGGCCCTGGCCGACCGTATGGATACCCTGGCCTCGCTCTTTGCCGCAGGGGAGATACCCACGGGCTCCCGGGATCCCTTCGGCCTCAGACGCATTGGGAACGGTTTGATCCAGATTTTAATGAAGTTCGCGTATGATATTGACCTCGACCTTGTTTTCGCGCGATCGCTCCAGCTTCTGGAGACATCAATTTCCGTAAGCGATGAAGTACACAGGGAACTGCGGTCCTTCATGGAAGAGCGACAGGCCTATCTGATGGGACAAAAGGGGTTCTCCGAGGACGAGATCCGCTCGGTGCTGGAAGTCCGTGCCTCCCATCCCGTGGACGCCCTTGCGCGTCTGACCAGCATCCATGAGTTCAGGGATCAGCAAGATTTCCTGAAATTCATTCTGGCCTTTAAGCGATTGCGTAATATACTGGGTGATCGGGTCCCGTCAGATATTGACGCCGGCCGCCTGGTGGAGGATGAGGAAAAAAACCTCTACGCGGCCTTTATCCAGGCCAAGGAATCGTATTTGAAGTACCTCAACGAGAGAAACTATACCGGAGCACTTCGTGTCATGGAATCTCTCAGCAATCCTTTGGATGTTTTCTTTGACAAGGTGATGGTAATGACCGAGGATAAGAGTCTCCAGACAAACCGTTTGGCTCTTCTGGGTCATCTCTATCGAGAATTTCTGAAAATCGCGCAATTTTCTAACCTTCAGGTAGAAAAAGCTCAATATCGGTCCACATAAGGAGGTCTTCATGTCCGATCACGTCTATTTTTTCGGAGGTGGCAAGGCGGACGGCCACGCAGGCATGAAAATGGTTCTGGGAGGCAAGGGAGCAAACCTGGCGGAAATGACCAATATCGGGATTCCCGTTCCTCCCGGATTCACAATATCCACGGCGGTCTGCACCTATTTTAATGAACACCATGGATCCTATCCCACTTCACTGCCTCAGGAAGTGGACAAGGCGCTTTCCAAGCTGGAAAAGCTACAGGGGAAGGGCTTCGGTGATCCGGAAAACCCGCTGCTCGTATCGGTTCGATCGGGTTCTGCTTTTTCCATGCCCGGAATGATGGACACGATTCTAAATCTGGGGCTGAATACCGACACCGTGCGTGGATTGATCATCCAGTCCGGAAATGAACGATTTGCATGGGATTGCTATCGCCGGTTCATCCAGATGTATGGAGACGTGGTGCTTGGAGTTCCTCATGCAAAGTTTGAAATCATTCTGGAAGAAGCCCGCGAAAAAGCGGGTGTCGAAAGCGATGCGGATCTTCCGGCCGATTCTCTCAAGAGAGTTGCGAACCGTTACCTTGATCTCGTGAAAAAGGAAACCGGAGAGCATTTCCCTATGGATCCGGAGCGTCAGCTCTGGGGGGCCATCACCGCAGTCTTTAAGTCCTGGAACAACAAACGGGCCGTTGAATATCGCCGACTGCATCAGATCCCCGATCACCTTGGCACGGCCGTGAATGTCCAGGTCATGGTCTTTGGAAACACAGGGAACGAAAGCGCAACCGGTGTCGCCTTTACGCGCAACCCGGCCTCGGGGGAGAACGAATTCTACGGCGAGTTTCTGATCAATGCCCAGGGTGAAGATGTGGTTGCCGGTATCCGGACTCCCAAGCCGATGGTGGAACTGAACGATTCAATGCCGCAGGTGTACAAGCAGCTTGAAAACGTGCGGCACAAGCTCGAATCCCACTACAAGAACATGGAAGACCTCGAGTTTACCATCGAACACAAAAAGCTCTATATCCTGCAGACCCGCCACGGGAAGCGGACAGGGCAGGCTGCGATCAAAATTGCCGTCGACATGGTCAATGAATCACTGATTGAGCCGAAGGATGCGATAAGGCAGGTGGATCCGGCCATTCTGGTTCATCTTCTCTCCCCCGTATTTGATCTCGATGAAAAGGAAAAGGCCCTTACGGAGGGAAGGCTGCTCGGGAAGGGATTGAACGCCGGCCCGGGAGCTGCTGCCGGGAAGATTGTCTTTACGGCGGAGAAAGCCGTGGAAATGGCGGCAAAGAAGGAGCAGGTCATCCTCGTACGCACCGAGACATCACCCGAGGATATTGCGGGGATGAATGCGGCTCGCGGAATCCTGACTTCACGGGGCGGCATGACCTCACACGCGGCCGTTGTTGCCCGGGGAATGGGGAAACCCTGCGTTGTCGGGTTTGGAGAAATGGATGTTGACGAAGAGAAAAGAGTAGCCAAAATTAAGGGTATTACCCTGAAAGAGGGAGATTCCATCTCCATCGACGGCACTACGGGTGAGATCCTCAAGGGAAATATCAAAACAAAGCCGAGCGAAATCCTTCAGGTTCTGGTTCACGGAACGCTTAAAGAAGAAGATGCACCTCTTTATCAGTACTACAAGACCTTCATGGAGTGGGTGAAAGACAACCGGCGGCTTAACGTTCGGACCAATGCCGATACGCCCTACGACTCCGACGTGGCCCGCAGGCTGGGAGCCGAAGGAATTGGTCTTTGCAGAACAGAGCACATGTTTTTTGCCGAAGACCGAATTCAGGCTGTCCGTGAAATGATCCTTTCGGAGACGACCGAAGACCGGGAAAAGGCGCTCGCCAAGATTGAACCGATGCAGGAAGAGGATTTTATAGGGATTTTCAAGGCCATGGACGGTCTCCCCGTGACGATTCGTCTCCTGGATCCGCCATTGCACGAATTTCTGCCCCATGAACCTGAAATCGTGGCCAAGGTGGCCAAAGAGATGAAGGTAAAGGCGGAAGAAGTGGAAGCCAAGGTGGAACAGCTGGCGGAAATGAACCCGATGCTGGGGCATCGGGGATGCCGTCTGGGCGTCACCTTCCCCGAGATCTACGCCATGCAGGTCCGGGCCATCATCCGCGCGGCCTGCAAGGTCCAGAAAGAGGGCGTAGCCGTTCTCCCTGAGATTATGATTCCCCTGGTCGGGATCCGCAACGAATTTGACGTTATGGCGGAAATGACCCGTGCGGTTGCTTCGCAGATTATGGATGAAGAGCAGGAAAAGGTCGCCTACCTGGTGGGTACGATGATGGAAATCCCGCGTGCCTGCCTCGTTGCGGACCAGATAGCGCGGAAAGCCGAGTTTTTCTCCTTTGGAACCAATGACCTCACGCAGATGACCTTTGGATTCTCCCGGGACGACATCAATAAATTCCTTCCGGATTACCTCGATAAGGGCATCCTCCTGCAGGATCCCTTCGCCTCTCTGGATCAGGAAGGTGTCGGTCAGCTTGTGGAAATGGGAACCACCAAAGGAAGGGAGGGCCGGGAAAATCTGAAGGTCGGTGTCTGTGGAGAGCATGGGGGAGACCCGCACTCGGTCTATTTCTTCCATAAAGTCGGGTTAAACTATGTTTCCTGCTCTCCATACCGGGTTCCTGTGGCTTTACTGGCCGCGGCCCGTGCCCATTGCGAGGAATCGTAATCCAACGGACGCCGGAGTATTTCCTGAGGTAGAGGGGTAGATATGGGTAATATACGTCTACTTCCTGACCATCTCATCAATCAGATCGCAGCCGGGGAGGTTGTGGAACGGCCTGCCTCGGTCCTGAAAGAAGTCCTGGAAAATGCCGCGGATGCGGAAGCCTCCTCCATTACGATCCGATTCAGCCAGGGAGGGCGATCCCTGATCCAGGTCGAAGATAACGGGACCGGTATGGGCAGGGAAGACGCTCTGTTAGCCCTGGAACGGCACGCGACAAGCAAAATTACTTCGGTTGATGACCTGCTCCGGCTGGCAACGCTGGGCTTTCGTGGAGAAGCCCTTCCCTCCATCGCTTCCGTGTCTCGAATGACGCTGCTGACGAGTGACGGATCGGGAGAAGGGACGCGAGTTCAGATCGACGGCGGCCGGATTACGAGTGTCGAACCCGCGTATCGTGAACGGGGAACCACCGTAACCGTCAGGGATCTCTTCTTTAACTTACCCGGCAGGAGAAAGTTCCTTCGGAGTCCCGCGACGGAGACCCGCCATTTGTGGCGAATCATCCAGGGAGCCGCCCTGCCCAACCCTCAACTGGGATTCAAAGTCTACGATGGAAACGACCTTGCGGCGGATCTTCCTGCGGCGGAGTCTCTCCAGACCCGGATGTCGGATCTTTACGGGGAAAGTCTGTTCAAGGATCTCGTCACCCTGGAATCAAGCCAGGGCCCCTGCTCCGCCGTCCTCTTTACCGCGAGAGAGCATTCCCAGTTCCACGGAGCTCACATCCAGTTTGCCTTTGTGAATCGGCGTCATGTGAGGGACCGCTTCGTTACCGGAGCCCTTTTGTCCCGGATCAAAAAGGTCTTTCCCCACCACCCTCAGCCGGTCTATCTGCTCTTTCTCGATCTTCCTGCGGAAGAAGTTGATTTCAACGTCCACCCGGCCAAGCTGGAAGTCCGGTTCCGGGATACTGCGACACTTTTTACTCTCATGGATCGGTTCGTAGAGGGAAAAGTCGGTCAGATTACCGCACCCGGCCCGATTCCGGTGGTTCAGGGGCCAAAGGCGGGATTCCATGGGATACCTTCGTCTCGATCCACCTCAGTCCCTTCCACTCCCGGCTTTCGCTCCGCCATGACCCGATTCGGGGAAGAGCTGAAAGAGCACTTTCAACACTCTATTTCACCGGACCTTCCGTTCCGGTATATCGGATCCTTCCGCGATGCCTTTCTCCTCTTTGATCATGAAAATGAACTGAAACTGGTCGATCAGCACGCGGCCCATGAGCGTATTCTCTATGAACGGTTGCTCCGGGGAATGGCAGACGGAGAAACAGGGAAGCAGCATCTTTTGCCTCCTGTGACCATTGAGCTCCTTCCTGAGGAACGGTCTATGGTTAAGGAAGCCACTGACGACCTGACAGAAATGGGGTTTGAAGTCGAAATATTCGGGGATCGAACCCTGAGCCTGCGTGCCCATCCAATCGGAATGACAAAGAGCGAATCGGTTGAGTTCATTCGAGCCTATCTCCGGGAATCGAAAGGGGACAGAAATACCCGGACAATTGCTTCGCTTGCCTGCCGGAGCGCCATCAAGATCCATTCTCCGCTTGCACCGGAAAAGGCCATCGAGCTCTACCGGAACCTGCTGGCCTGCGAGGATCCCCACCACTGCCCGCATGGACGGCCGACCATCCTGGTTCTAAGCCAGGACCA from Thermoanaerobaculia bacterium encodes:
- a CDS encoding PAS domain S-box protein codes for the protein MDPESDSGIFHLPEEARSFLDSANDAIFIADDRGVIVEINHRSEELLGLPRDQILGKHQSELHPPEDRERYRKIFQDHKALGKAISEPLEVVHSSGKRIPVEISAKNLVIEGKTHVLGLFRDISERIAVIRELEHQRDLAQKYFDVANVILLILNPQAQIVHINRKGAEILGYSVSEIVGKNWFDSFIPSRMAGELKGVFESLIHGQVQAFTEYANPVRTRKGDERLIEWRNTYLRDENGFITHTLSSGEDVTERVHAEESLREARDFLQAIYDASPDMIFIHGADGRLIDVNANVLKAYQCSKDAILQNDPEQFMGDGCTKEQAFQYVKRALDGESVDVEWMAKRADGTQFPVEVRLRRIGEVLRTGKNEPIAVALVRNLEELRRAEKKVKESEARFRAITETARDSIFIKDMDRRYTFVNPSMARLFGVSQRELLGKCPEDLFPPEAATIIREVDNAAFSGEIVDEIRELTIGGKIHYFHTVQVPLEMEGDRVHSICGIVRDITESKQAEEKIRESEEHYRTLLQNIQDGVFLIQDNIFKYVNEAFARMVGMSSNDLLSLPFDSIIAPEDHDWVVDRYTKRQAGEDVPDEYEFRLLHRNGSRVHVFMHVGLLNYKGSVASLGTLKDITDQKRSEQRLKESEEHYRTLVEHIHDGVFLLQGQKMIFANEAFAEMLGYTHPEFMAVSYEDILAPEDKEMVLDRYARRQAGESIPSEYDIRLIHKEGHRLYCHITAGLIQYMGAPATLGTIRDTTRERKTQAQLRMLSSAVEQSGSIIIITNPEGAIEYVNERFVQVTGWPREEAIGKTPDILQSDYHDPQVHENLWRTVKAGDVWSGELVNRKKTGELFWVHLTVSPLKDDDGAITHMIGIEDDITEKKLSEERIRESEERFRSLYENALIGIYRTSPDGKVLMANPALVSMLGYSSFEDLSSIDVRESGYKDACTRKEFLEVIHASGTIQGFEAEWKRKDGSSLFVRENSTVVRNDAGEVLYYDGTVEDITSIVKSQRAVIESEVRYRTLIEQASDAIYIVSDDARILQVNQAACNMTGYSKEELIGKLYTELIPERDLKRLPLQIPSLREKRAVLLERTFKRKDGTEFPVEISAVRLPDGTLQGIGRDITDRKRAESIIRDSDHRLRTQNRVLLDLTKSAELSHGDLPAFIRQVTRKAAETLDVERVSVWMFSGDGKQLDCIDLYSRSDDFHDSGIQLAVADFPVYFKSIRESRTIATDDVLTDPRTREFANGYLKPNHISSMIDAQIRIGGEVIGILCHEHIGPRRAWEFDEELFAASMADLVSLAVESSNRKKSETALQESELRYALAAKGANDGLWDWDLKHDTVYYSPRWKSMLGFAEEEISSKPGEWLERIHEDDRLEVESAFQAHLAGLEPHFEREFRIVHRDGTYRWVLARGMAVRDEENRPIRMAGSQTDITDRKRAEEQLLHDAFHDALTLLPNRALFTDRLGQAIERTRRSEETTFAVLHIDLDRFKVINESLGHLIGDRLLIRTGELIRGSLLPGDTVARLGGDEFAILVEDVEDPSEVTRLADRILTSFQSPITIGEHEIYTSACIGISFSHIAHSRPELYLRDAESAMYKAKVLGRGSYAIFEAGMHARAVSILKLENELRSALNRKEFNLHYQPIINLDLSKVHGFEALIRWKHPERGLMTPDDFLTIATDAGYMAEIDRWVIGETCRQLSEWKSLTKESADLSCTVNLSNHILYQPDLPEFIGETLRICNLSPDSLGLEITEGMIMERVEDVTSTLFQLKALGVKLLVDDFGTGYSSLSYLHQFPLDFLKIDRSFIMKMKSPKDRSEIVSTIISLGHHLNMKVMGEGVEMAEQIRALKDLGCNYAQGYHISRPLTARDAADFVKQFDISTILFD
- a CDS encoding glycine--tRNA ligase subunit alpha; amino-acid sequence: MNLQDIVNGLQAYWSRQGCLIVQPYDLEVGAGTMHPETFFRVLKPAPWRVAYTQPSRRPADGRYGDNPFRLYKHLQYQVILKPSPENVQDLYLGSLEQIGIDLKRHDIRFEEDNWEAPTLGAWGVGWQVMLDGMEISQFTYFQQSGGVELNPISVELTYGLERITMYLTKSQSIYDIPYNDTVAYRDVRLWEEREMSAYYFDTADVEELWHQFSFWERECEACLSEELLYPAYEGVLKMSHLFNVLDARGVISVTQRASAIGRIRNLAVQCAHRYLDRDNADTGS
- the recO gene encoding DNA repair protein RecO translates to MGLVRDQAIILATYPIGEKDLIVVLFTRFSGKRRGVARGARGRRSRLASAVTTLNEVTLTFYESEGRDLIQIRDMEVQHSSMPLASRLSCPMVLPFLTELSDRFFHEGLASERGFRLLGHVLSGLRGGNHEGITVLYSALWMLVIAGVFPSIQLCTSCGRATAAIDFEKMAFLCSSCADPNSFPVSPDVLDLVTTMLHAPIDSIALPQSGSTLRDMDRILAGCRSHYLGSELKTYRFLSTCDKLFSP
- the speB gene encoding agmatinase, coding for MQFLPEISFETFQWVILPVPFEATTSYLKGTARGPEAIIESSAQLEDFDTMAGREAIRDHGFYTDDTWEFSGSLIEVGKRVEFWLEKGKKILALGGEHSITIPIVPAYKKYYPDLAVVHFDAHADLRDAYEGSSLSHACAMRRVLDHVPIYSLGLRAYSQEEKDLILERSIPVLHAWEMDDTSRVIEFLDQVPPNVYISFDVDAVDPSEIPTTGTPQPGGISFRQSITALGHLFEHRNIVGADVVETRPIAGLEYGVFTVASLCHFMLGRG